Genomic DNA from Haloplanus aerogenes:
CATCGATCGGATCGAAACCCACAGCCGCGAGAGGGGTGGCGCTCGCTGGACAGTTGGCCAGTGGAGCGTCGAACAGCTACGACGACCATAGGCAAGCCCATGACAGTAGACATCTCGGTCGCGTACGAGGTCATCCCTGCGAAAGGACACGACCTGGCCGAAATCGGAAACAAGATCGCTCAGGAGCAGTCGGTCGGTGGGTACGAGTGGTCGTTCGACCGTCACTTCGACGTCGCTCCCTATCGCGCGCAGGTTCGTGACCTGTACGACCATCCAGCGTCCGAACGGGGATCGATCATGATCAGTTTCCCCGCCGACAACATCGTCCCCGAACTCCCACACCTGTTGAACTACGTGGCAGGGGACGTCTTCGGGAGCCAGTACGTCTCCCAGATTCGGATCCGTGATATCGAATTTCCCCAGTCGTTTCTCGCCAAATTTCCCGGGCCGCAGTTCGGGATCGACGGCATCCGCGAGCGCGCGGGTGTCCGTACAGATCGGCCGCTCCTCGGGATGATCATCAAGCCGTCGCTCGGTCTCGAACCGAAACGCATCGGGAAGTTGGTTCGGTGCGCGATCAAACCCGACGACGGCCTCCGTGGGGTGGACGTGATCAAAGAAGACGAGAAACTCGTCGACCCCGCGTACTGCCGATTCGAAGCGCGCCTCGACGAAGTCGTCGACGCGCTACGCTGGATGCAAACGGAGACCGACCGGACGGCACTGTACGTCGTCAACGTGACTGGGCGCGAGGAGGCGTTCGCGGAGTACGTCGAGCGCAACGATATCGACGACGTACTCGACCGATTCGTCTGCCTCCAGACGGTGATCTCCAACGGGTTCGGCCAGATGCAACAACTGGCCGACAGCGACCAGTTCGACACGCCGTTGTACGCACATCGCGCTGGCCACGCCGCGTATACACGGACGAGCCACGGCATCTCGATGCGGGTCATCGAGAAGCTCTCCCGACTCGCAGGCGCGGATTTCGGTCACTGTGGGGCCGTCGTCGGCAGCCACGAGCGCCCCCGCGAGAGTGTGATCCGAAACAAGGACGCACTGGTCAACGATCGCTCCGGATGGGCGGACGTTCCCCGCACCTTTCCAGTCATCTCCGGTGGCGTCAATCCGATGAACATCTACGACAACATGCACCGGATCACCTACGACGAATTCGAGACGGATCTCCTGTTCATGATCGGATCCGGAATCTACGCCCAGAGCGGGGGTTCCTTGGACGGCATCGCCCGCGGCATCGCGGCCAATCGACAGGCGATTCAGGCTGCGATCGACGGCCACAGCGTCGAGGACGTCCTCGGCACGTACGGGTCGAAGTACGCCAGAATGCGCGAGTGGATCGAACAGGAGGACGCCAGCGACCGGTAACGTCCCGGGTGGCGCCGACGATTCGGTCGGCCCGTTCGCTACCCTTACATCCCTCCCACGCACAGGTAGCCACATGCGAGGATTCGATCAGATCGACACCGTCGGGGTCGTCGGCGCCGGCACGATGGGCAGCGGAATCGCACAGGTGGCCGCCACCGCCGGCTACGACGTGGTGATGCGCGACATCGAGGACGACCTCGTCGCCGACGGCTTCGACCGCATCGACGACAGCCTCTCGCGGTTCGTCGAGAAGGAACAACTCTCCCGAGAGGAGGCCGACGCCGCGGTGGATCGCATCACCGGCACGACCGACCTCGCCGACCTCGCGGACTGCGACTACGTCATCGAGGCCGCGGTCGAGAACATGGACATCAAACAGGACATCTTCGCGGATCTCGACGAGGCCGTCGACGACGACGTGATCCTCGCAACCAACACCTCCACGCTCTCCATCACGACCATCGCGTCGGCGACGGCGCGACCGGAACTCGTCGTGGGCCTGCACTTCATGAACCCCGCGCCGATCATGGAGGGCCTCGAACTCGTCGTGGGCGAGAGGACGAGTGACGATGTGGTCGAATGTTCCCACACGCTCGCCGAGGACTTCGGCAAGACGACGTGGGAGTCCGACGACAAACCCGGCTTCGTCGTCAACCGTGTGCTGATGCCGTGGATCAACGAGGGCATCCGCGCCTACGACGAGGGCGTCGCCAGCAAGGCCGACATGGACGCCGGGCTGAAGTTGGGCACGAACGTCCCGATGGGGCCGCTCGAACTCGCGGACCACATCGGTCTCGACGTGTGTCTCGACGCCAGCCAGACGCTCGCGGAGGAACTCGGCGACCGCTACAAACCTCCGTACCTGCTCAAGCGGAAGGTCGACGCCGGTGACCTCGGCCGCAAGACGGGGCGTGGCTTCTACGAGTACGAGTAGGACCACCTCTTTTTACGCTTCCCGTCCGCAGAGCAACCGATGGACGTCGCTATCCTCACCGTCGGCGACGAGGTACTCGCAGGCGATACCGAGAACACGAACGCGACGTGGCTGGCGAGACGGCTCACCGACGCCGGCGTGACCGTCACCCGCATCCTCACCGTCCCCGACGACCGCGACGTGATCCGTGAGACCGTCGACGAGTGGCGCTCGACGTTCGACGCCGTCGTCGTCACCGGCGGCCTCGGCGGTACTCACGACGACGTGACCGTCGACGCCATCGCGGACGCCTTCGACCGCGACCTCGTCGTCGATCCGACCGTCCGCGAGGACGTGGTCGAAACCGTGGCGGCCTACCGGGACCGGAACCCCGACCTCGTCGAGGCCCACGACCTCGACCTCGACGTGGATGCGTGGGCGGCGCTGCCGGCGGGGAGCCGACCGCTGGTCAATCCGGAAGGGCTGTGTCCCGGCTGTGTCGTCGAGAACGTCTACGTCTTCCCCGGCGTCCCCGCGGAGATGCAGGCGCTGTTCGACCTCGTCGCGGGCGAGTTCGGTGGCGACGCCGTCTCGACCACACTCTACACTCCACAGCCCGAGGGGTCGATGGTCGAGGACATCGCCGGCCTCCGCGAGCGCTTCGACGTGACGGTCGGCAGCTATCCGAGTACGGAGACGCGCAACCGGATCAAACTGACCGGGACGGACGCCGCCGAGGTGGCACGGGCGGCCGACTGGCTCCGCGAGCGGATCGACATCGTCGACGACCCCTGATTCCCCTATCACGAATGATTCTGTGAGCCGTGCGTTTAACCTCCCACCCATCCTCGCTCCGACAGATGATCGAGGTCGAAGACCTCCGCAAGACCTACGGCGACTTTCCCGCGGTCGTCGGCAGTTCGTTCGACGTGGACCGCGGCGAGATCTTCGGCATCGTCGGCCCCAACGGCGCGGGCAAGACGACGACGCTGAAGATGATCGCCGGCCTCGTCGAACCCTCCGCGGGGTCGGCCACCGTCGCCGGCTTCGACGCCAGCGATCCCGAGATGCGCCGGTCGCTCGGCTTTCTGCCCGAGGAATCGCCGCTCTACGAGGACATGACCGCCCGGTCGTATCTCGACTTCTTCGCCGACCTCTACGACGTGCCGGATCACGAGGCGACGGAGCGCATCGAGGGGACGCTCGACCGCCTCGAACTCGACCACCGCGAACGCCGTCTCGGCGACGTGTCCAAGGGGATGAAACGCAAGGTGGCCATCGCCCGATCGCTGGTCAACGATCCCGACGTGCTGATCTACGACGAACCCGCGAGCGGCCTCGACCCGCTGACCACCAACTACGTTCTGGAGTTCGTCCGCGAACTCCGCGACGCGGGCAAGACCGTCCTCTTCAGCGCGCACAACCTCTATCACGTCGAGTCGGTCTGTGACCGCGTCGCCATCATGAACCGGGGCGAGATCGTCGCTCGCGGCACCGTTCCCGAGATTCGCGACGAGTACGGCACCACCGAGTACCGCGTGTTCACCTCCGTGCCCCTCGACGACACGGAACCGGAAGGCGACCGCCACGTCGTCGAAGTGGCCGATATGGACGCTGTGGAGGAGGTGCGCGACCGGGCGGCCACGGCGGGCGGCGAGGTGGCCGACATCCGCACGCGCGAACCGAGCCTCGAAGATATCTTTCTGGATCTGGCGGCCGACGCCGAACCCGACCCGAGAGGTGGGTCGTGATAATGATAGGTGTAAGTCATCACCGTCGGTTCGCCGTGACAGTCTGGCGAACCGCCAGTAAACAGTTACAACTACCATTATGAGTGGTCCACGGGCACGCCTCCAGCGAGCCATCGACGACGCCCGGTCGGGTCTCCGGTCGGTCGCCCGCATCGCCCGCTGGGAGACGAGTCGGAGCGCCGGCGTCGTCGACCGCCAGACGGCCATCCTCGGTCTCGTCGCCCTCCTCCTCGCCGGCGCCGTCGGCGGCGCCGCGATGGCGACCGGCGGCGTCGCCCTCGACCGCGACGTGTACCGTATTGGCGTCGCGGACGACAGCCCCTACTACGAAGTCGTGCAGGAGAGTCCCGCCCTCGCCGCACGACCGCTGGATATCGACCGCCTCGGACGCGGTGTCGAGGTCGTGGTCCGGAACGACCGTTTCTACGTCGCCAACTCGCAGAAAGCGCGGGCCGCGCTGTCGACGTTCCGGAACGCCGTCCGCGGACACAACCTCGCCGAGATGCGCGAAGAGCGCAACGAGTCGGCCGCGTTCCCGGTCGTCGTGACCCTTCGATACGCCGAGCAGACGCCGGACGAGGCCGTCACGGCCGGGAGCGACACAGATGGGGGCAGTGGTGGCGACGGCGGCGGGGCGGGAACCGGCGGCGCCGGTGACGGCGACGGTAGTGGGGCAGGCGTCGGCGCCGGGAGCGGATCCGGTGGCGTCGGCGCCGGGGGCGGATCCGGTGGTGTCGGAGCCGGCGGATCGACCGGCGACGGCCCCCTCGGCGTCCCCGGATTCGGTACGGGAGGCCTCCTCGGTGGTGGCGGGTCGTCCGGGTCGCCAGCCGACATCTCCCCACCCTTTCCCTTCGGCGCGCTCGTCCTCGCCTTCGTCTTCTTCATCCCCATGAACTTCGTCATCCAGCCCTACGGCAGTAGCATCCTCAACGAACGGATCAACCGGCGGGGCGAACTGCTGTTGGTCGCGCCCGTCTCCCCGTCGGCCATCGTCGCCGGCAAGACCCTGCCCTACCTCGCGCTCCTCGTCGGCATCACGACCCTCGTCGCCCTCGCCATCGGCGGCGGGCCGGTCAGTATCGCCGCTGTCGCCCCCATCGCGACGCTGTATCTCGCCGCCACCTTCGTCGGCGGCATGTTCGCCCGCTCCTTCAAGGAACTCACGTTCGTCACCGTCTCCATCTCCGTCTTCCTCACCTCCTACGCGTTCGTCCCGGCCATCTTCACGAACGTGACGCCCATCGCGCTCATCTCGCCGCTGACGCTCGTGGTTCACGACCTGCAGGGGACGGGCGTGACGGCCGTGCAGTACGCCTTCTCGACCGGCCCCTTCTACGTCGGGTCCGCCGTCCTCTTTCTCCTCGGCGTCGGCGTCTACCGCGAGGAGGATATGTTCACCCAGCGCGCGGTGCCGCTGAAGTTCCTCGACGCGCTCAACAGCCGGATCAGCCGTCGGCGCTCCGTGGCCGTCCTGAGCGCGCTCTCGATTCCCTTCGTCTTCATCGCAGAACTCCTCGCCATCGCCGTCCTCTTCGTCCTGCCCGTCGAGGTGTCGATCCCACTCTTGCTGGTCGCCGTCGCGACGGTGGAGGAAGTCGCCAAGAGCGTCCACCTCTACGCGGGGTTCCGCGGCCCGTTCGCCGGCCGGCGCGGCTGGAAGACGGCGCTCGCCCTCGGCGCGCTCTCGGGGCTCGGCTTCTTCCTCGGCGAGAAACTCACCGCTATCGTCCAGTTCGTCGGCCTCCCGGACCTCACGCTCGGCCGCGCGGCCTTCACCTCCGCGGGCATCGCGGCGACGCCGACGGTCGGCCTCCTCCTCTTACTCGCACCGCTCGCCCTCCACGCGACGACGACGAGCATCGCGTCGCTCGGGGCGACCCGTGACCGCGCCTCCTATCTGGCCGCGCTCGTCCCCGCCATCGCCGTCCACGCGGCCTACAACCTCGCGGTGGTGAGTACCCTTGGCTGAGCCACGCCTCACCATCGCCCGGCGAGAACTGGCGACGCTGCGGTCCGAGAAGACCATCGTCCTCGCCCTGCTGATCCAACTCTTTATCGCCGCGTTCTCCTCCTTCCTCGTCGTCGGCCTCGTCTCGCTGTACGATCCGGGGAGCGTCGAGGGGTACGAGGCGACGGTCGGGGTGACCGGCGACGCGAGCGACGACCTCCTGCGTGTCGTCGACGATCAGGCGTCAATGGCGGGCGTGGCCTACGACTCGCAGGCGGCGGCCCGGGCGGCGTTCGAGCGCGGCGAGGTGGACGCCGTCCTCCTCGCGGATCGGCGGGCTGGACGGGTGTTCGTGACAGCGACAGCGCCGGACGGCAACGTGCGGACGACGATCATCGTCGTCCAGTTACGCGAGGCGCTGTCGACGTTCGAGCGGGTGGAGCGCGACCAGCGGTCGAGCTACCTCTCCGCGACGCCACTCGGCCTCCCGCCGCGGAGCGGATCGACGCCCTACTACGGGTTCAGCTACACCGTCCTCCTCCCCCTCCTCTGCTTCCTCCCCGTCTTCATCAGCGGGTCGATCACTGTCGACTCGGTGACCGAGGAGTTCGAACGCGGCACGCTCGAACTCCTCCGGGTTGCGCCCGTCTCGACGGTCGACATCGTCGACGGCAAGGTGTGGGCGGCGGCGGCGCTGGCGCCGGCGCAGGCCGGCCTGTGGCTCGCTCTCCTCGGATTCAACGGGACAACCGTCCGCCACCCCCTCGCCGTGTTGCTGGTGGTCGCGGCGCTCTCCCTCCTCGTCGTGACCCTCGGCGCGACCATCGCCCTACTCGCTCCCGACCGCCGCGCCGCGCAGTTCCTCTACTCGGTGAGCGTCCTCGTCGCCTTCGGCGGGACGACGCTCCTGCCGCTGAATCCCGTCAACACCGTCGCCCGTCTCGCCGTCGACAGCGTCGGCGCAACGTACCCGCTGCTCGTCGGGGGGTATCTCGTCCTCGGCGTCGGAGCCTACGTCCTGCTCCGGCAGGCGGTTCCGCGGATCGGACTGGCCGACTGATCGGGGATTCCGATGGACGCTCGCCGACCCTCGCCCGGCGAACGGCTCGGACGAGGACGATACCGACGCCACCCCGAAACACACTCAAGGCCTGCGGAGAACGCACACGTATGGGTCTCGGAAGCACGGCGAAGAAACTCCAACAGATCGCCGACATGGCCGAAGACGTGTACGCACGCCTGAACCAGCTTCGCGAACAGGTCAACGAGACGCGAAAGACCGTCGACGAGACGAAAGACCGCGTCGACCAGGTCGACCGCGAACTGGCCGAACAGCGAGCGCTCATCGAGGCACTCGCGGAGAAACAGGGTGTCGACGTCGAGGCGATCACCGCCGAAGTCCACGTCGTCGACGCCGAGGCCGTGGCGGGGGAACGCGGTGAGGAGAGTGAAGGCGCCGACGAGTCGACGAGCAGTTAGCCTAACCGGCCGTGTTCGACCTTGAGGCACCGGTCCTGCACGACGATCAGGCCGGCGTCGCGGGCGCGGGCGGCCGCCGCGTCGTCGCGGATGCCACGCTGGAGCCAGATGCCGTCGAGATCGTCGTGGCGCTGGTGTCGCTTGAGCGCGGCGTCGACGATGCGACTCACTTCTTCGCTGGGCCGGAAGACGTCCACCAGATCGACGTGCCCGGACACGTCGTCGAGGCTATCGACCGCCGTCCGCCCCAGCACCTCGTCGCGATTCGGATTCACCGGGATGATGTCGTACCCCTGTCGCTGGAGGTAGGCGGGCACGTCGTGGGCCGCCTTCCCCGGCGTGGCCGAACACCCGATGACGGCGATGGTTTCGACGTCCAGCAACTCGCGAATCTCCTCGTCGGTGGCGTCGGTCATGGGTCGGCTACGGGGGCACGCGGAATGAAAGGTACGCTTAGACGCCGGGCAGGTTCGCCGTCGGTTCCCCGTCCTCGTGCGTCTCGATGACGCCGTCGAACAACTGCTTGAGCGTGTTCATCGTCTTGTCGTCGTGGGCGGTCGAGTCGATGGCGTAGAGGCCGAGGCCGTCGACGCTCTGGACCCGTCCCGTGAACACGTGCAGGAATCGAAAGACGGTCTGGAGGTCGGAGTACATCAGGAGCGTCGACAGCGAGTCCAGGAACACGCGGTTGCGCCTGACGGCCTGGCGCTCGTAGAACTCCTCTAACAGTTCGGAGAACTTGATCCCGACGCCGGTCATATCGACCGGCGACGAGGTGTAGCGGACCTGCGCGTCGTCTCGGGCCTCGCTCACGCCCTGCTGTCGGGTCACGCAGTCGACGACAGCGACGGGCCGGTCGGCGTAGTCGACTCGCTCGTCGAACGCTTCGAACACCCGCTTGGCGCCGTCGGTGTTGCTGACGACGATGGCACCCTCGCCGTCGCGAATGCCCTCCGCCAGAATATCGAAGGCCAGTTGCTTCTTACCGGTGAGTGCAGGGCCGGAGAGCAGCAGGTTCGACCCCTGCTCGACCTCGACATCCAGCGGCGGGCCAAGGTCATACATCACGAACCCTCGCAGGGACGAACGGACAGGGGACGGCCTCTCCCTGCGAACGACACAACTCACCGGAGATCATGAGATAGTATGAAAATATAGTGAGCCGGTAATATTCTTTTTGATTGCGCAGAATCGAGGGATGAAGGGCCGACACGGGAGAACCGTTCGTGTCAGGATGCACCAGTTGGATTTATTATGTCTGCGGTGACAGCGCGTCGTCGCGGCGAGCGGTGGTGATATTGAGTCGTTCGGGAACCCTCGACGCGGCAAGGGCGCTACATTTACCACCGTCGGTTGCGTCCGAAGAAGCGTCGAATGACGTCCGCCCCAGTCGAGGCCGAAATCAACGTCCTGCTGGTCGAATCGGCTGGGAGGAACGCGCTGGAACTCGGTCCGCAACTCGTCGACGCCGACGCGACGCTGACGATTCGTACGGTGACCACTCTCGATGCGGCCCGCCAAGCCGTCCACGACGACGTGATCGACTGCGTCGTCTGCCGCCACGATCCGCCGACGATCGACGGCGTCGAGAACGCCCTCGTCCACAACGACGATCCGGACCCGACGCTCCGGATCGAGGCGGGGGTCGATGACGACTGGACCGACATCCGACTTCACGACGACGCCCGCGGCATCCCGGACGACGAGTGGCAGGTCATCACGGGCGAGGCGGAGATCACACAACTGACCCACAGCAGCGGCCTCGGCCTCTGGCTGGTTCGCTGGGTGATCGACTCGTACAGGGGCGAGGTTCGTCGACGGCGGACCGCGGACGGGACGACGATCGAACTCCATCTCCGTCCGGTAGCGGCCGAACAGCGACAACTCGACGACGTCGCGTGACGACCCATACCGTTTAACACCGGACGCACCTGATGGACCCACGATGGTAACAGCGCAGCCGACCGTGCTCCTCGTCGATGACGAGAAAGACGTCGTCGACGTCTATGCGCTCGCATTTACTGACGGCAAGTACACCGTACTGAAAGCGTACAGCGGCGAGGAGGCACTGGAGTTGGTAGCCGACGCCGATGTCGTCCTGCTCGACCGTCGGATGCCGGGGCTGTCCGGGCAGGAAGTGCTCGACGAAATCAGGAGCCGGGGGCTGGACGTGCGGGTGGCGATGGTGACGGCCGTCGACCCTGACTTCGACATTACCGACATGGAGTTCGACACCTACCTGATCAAACCGGTGAGCGACGAGGAACTCCGGGAGACGGTCGACGAACTCCTCATGCTGGCGGAGTACGACGAACGGATCCGCGAGCGGTTCTCCGTCGCGGAGAAACTCGCGCTCCTCGAAACCGAGAAGACCGAACGGGAACTCGCCGTGAGCGACGAGTACCAATCCCTGCAGGAGCGCGCGTCGGAACTGGATGCGGTGGCGTCGGAGACGATCGGTGATATGTCGCCCGAGACGTTCGAGCGGGCGCTGTCGGGGCTCATCGACGACGGCGACGCCAACGACGACGGAACGCCCTGAAAACGGTCAGGCGTACTTCGCGACGACGTTCAGAATTTCGTCGAGTTCGTCGCCGTCGAGCGAGTAGCGACCGTGGGCGAACACCGAACGGAGTTCGTCCCGGTCCTGCGGGAGCAGATCCGCGATCTTGAACGCGGCCACGTTGTCGACCTGCTCGAGTTCGAGCAGTTCCTCGACGAGTTCGCGCGACTCGTCGGCGTCGAGGACGGCGAACGTGTTGGCGTGCTCGATGGCCCGCGCGAGTTCGTACCGCATCTCGCGGTCGACGTCGGCGGCGCGTTCGGCTTCGACCTCGGCGAGGAGGTCTTTGACCTCCGAGATGGTGACGAACTCCTCGTCGAGCTTCTCTTTGAATATCGTCATCGCGCGACTACTGCTGGGCCTTGAGGTGTGCCGGGCGCGTGATGAGCGTCTTGTCCTTGCCGCCGTCGTTGATCTCGACCTTGAACGCACGACCCTGGGTCCCGACGACGGTTCCGGTGTGTCCGTTGAAACGGGGATGGAACCGGCCCTCGGAGACGCTGGGGTCGATCTTGAGGTGAACTTTCTGACCGGTCTCGTACTCCTGAATCGCGCGCTGGGGCGGGGAGGCGCCACGCTCTCGCGGGTCGTTCGAGAGCTTGCCGCGCGTCCCCTGCAGCGGTCCGTTCGAACTCGGCATTATGTGCGTGATTACTCCGGTGGTGATTATAAATGGTGCGTTGTTAGATCCGGCCGACGTTCTCGACGGCGACGCTCTCGACGCCGTCGACGCCGGAGAACGACTCCTCGACGGCCTCGGTACCGCCCGCGTCGTCGGGGACGATGACCGTCGGCAGGAGGGCGACCAGTCCGAACGCGACTTCGTCGCGCTCGAACCCGTTGATCTTCGCGCCCTCGGGGAGCGAGGCTTCGAGTCGCTCCTGCAGGTCGTCGAGGTCGATTTCGGGGCTCTGCGGCATGACCTTCATCTTGGCGGCGACTTTCCCCATCGTTACGGCCCCCGGAACCCGCAGTCGGGACACTCGTAGAGGTTGCTCTGCTTGCGGCACTTCGCACAGCGATAGATCTGGTGGCCGCAGTCCGGGCACTTGAACGCGGCGGCGCTCATCCCGGAGATGTTGATGCCACAGGAGACACACTGGCGCTCCTGTTTTCCTTCCGTCTGGCTCATACCCGTACGAACCCGCCGGCGGGTTTTAATCGTTGTCTTTCGGGTTTTGCGTCGCAAAAACCGAGACCGATCAGCCGGGCGCCCGAAACGCCTTCAGCCGGAACCGTAGCACCACCGACTCGACGGCGGCCGGGTCACCGGTCCACGTGATGCGAACCTCGGTGAGTCGGTACGACGGACCGACGGGGACGACCCGTGTCGAGAGGCGAGCATCCCAGCCCGCTCCCTCGACGGTCCGGTCGTCGACTTTCGTGCCACCCAGTGCTTCCAGATACCGGATCGCCTGTTCGGGGTTGACCCCGCGGAAGCCGTGGGTGACCCGGAGTTCGCCGTCCGTCTCCGTCCGCTCGATCGGCGGCATCGCCGCCAGCGCGGACTGCCGCTTCTGGTCGGCCGGGGAGAGTGTCTGGATACTCATCGTTCTTCACCAGTTACTAGTAGTCTCTCTAAGAGTATCAGTTCTCCTATGATTCTCGGCCCGTGGGAAGCGAAACGGGCCGTCACGTCGACACGATGGCAGGGACGAGGACGGCCATGAGGTGAACGCGGCGCACGCCGAGGAGGGGTGGGAGGAGACCGACGACGGCCGCGAGCGCGAATATCGCGAGGCCGAGCCCACCCGCGAACAGGTAGGCGAGAACGAGCAGGAGGCCCCCCGTCGCGAGCGAAACGCGCGTGTGGTCGAGGCGGCCGACCGTGCGGAGGTAGGCGTCACCGACGGAGACGACGAGCGCGAACCCCACGGCGGCCGCGAGACAGGCCGTGCCGACGAGAACGCCCGTCCCCGCCACCGTGCCCGCCCGGTCCATCGCGACCATCACGCCAGTCCGAGGCATCCCGAAGGTGACGAGCGCGAACAGCGCGAACACCGTGTTCGCCGTGTTCGCCCCGCTGGAGGCGACGAGGAAGCCACGCGCTCCCGACTCACCCGGAACAGCCGGGAGGACGAGGACCGTCCCCACAGCCGCTGAGACGCCCGGGAGGTAGCCGACGAGCGCCCCCGCACCCGCCCCGGCGCTCGCCGTTCCGAGGATGGTCCGCCGGTCGAGCGTTACCGTCGGGTCGGCCTGTGGTGGGATGCCCTCGCCGGAGAGCGCCTCGATCAACACCGGCGCGCCGAACAGGCCGGCGAAGAGCGGGGCGAGGACGCCGCCGGCGGCGACGGGTCCCGTCGGATCGAGGTCGAGGACCACCCAGCCGAGGCCGGCAGCGGCGGCGAGGACGACGACGGCCGCCCCGCGCCGACGCCACGTCGATTCGGTGGCGACGAGGACGACGCCCACCGCGACCAACAGGAGGGGAAGGTGGCGACGGAGTGTCGGGTACACGGCCTCGACGGCGCGGGTCACTGGGACGGCGGCGAGGAGGGCGACGACGACGGCGAGGCCGCTCCCGAGCGCCGAGAGCCGGAGCGCCTCCCGTCCGCGCCCGTCGAGGACGAGGCGGTGGCCGGGGAGGGTGACGGCCGCGGTGGCGGGGTCGGGGACACCGAGGGTGAGCGCCGGAACCACGTCGAGGAACGTGTGGACGACGCCGGCGGCGAGCATCGCGGCGCCGAGCGCGACGGTCGGTCCCGGCAAGACCGGGACGGCCGAGGCCAGCAGGAGGGCGAAGTTGTTGGCGTGCAGGCCGGGCGTCAGCCCGCTACAGGTGCCGAGG
This window encodes:
- a CDS encoding tripartite tricarboxylate transporter permease, producing MLASAADAVPTVGLTTLGYALVGVALGTCSGLTPGLHANNFALLLASAVPVLPGPTVALGAAMLAAGVVHTFLDVVPALTLGVPDPATAAVTLPGHRLVLDGRGREALRLSALGSGLAVVVALLAAVPVTRAVEAVYPTLRRHLPLLLVAVGVVLVATESTWRRRGAAVVVLAAAAGLGWVVLDLDPTGPVAAGGVLAPLFAGLFGAPVLIEALSGEGIPPQADPTVTLDRRTILGTASAGAGAGALVGYLPGVSAAVGTVLVLPAVPGESGARGFLVASSGANTANTVFALFALVTFGMPRTGVMVAMDRAGTVAGTGVLVGTACLAAAVGFALVVSVGDAYLRTVGRLDHTRVSLATGGLLLVLAYLFAGGLGLAIFALAAVVGLLPPLLGVRRVHLMAVLVPAIVST
- a CDS encoding ATP-binding protein, with protein sequence MTSAPVEAEINVLLVESAGRNALELGPQLVDADATLTIRTVTTLDAARQAVHDDVIDCVVCRHDPPTIDGVENALVHNDDPDPTLRIEAGVDDDWTDIRLHDDARGIPDDEWQVITGEAEITQLTHSSGLGLWLVRWVIDSYRGEVRRRRTADGTTIELHLRPVAAEQRQLDDVA
- a CDS encoding HVO_2753 family zinc finger protein, with the protein product MSQTEGKQERQCVSCGINISGMSAAAFKCPDCGHQIYRCAKCRKQSNLYECPDCGFRGP
- a CDS encoding 50S ribosomal protein L21e codes for the protein MPSSNGPLQGTRGKLSNDPRERGASPPQRAIQEYETGQKVHLKIDPSVSEGRFHPRFNGHTGTVVGTQGRAFKVEINDGGKDKTLITRPAHLKAQQ
- a CDS encoding elongation factor 1-beta → MGKVAAKMKVMPQSPEIDLDDLQERLEASLPEGAKINGFERDEVAFGLVALLPTVIVPDDAGGTEAVEESFSGVDGVESVAVENVGRI
- a CDS encoding RNA polymerase Rpb4 family protein, giving the protein MTIFKEKLDEEFVTISEVKDLLAEVEAERAADVDREMRYELARAIEHANTFAVLDADESRELVEELLELEQVDNVAAFKIADLLPQDRDELRSVFAHGRYSLDGDELDEILNVVAKYA
- a CDS encoding response regulator, which translates into the protein MVTAQPTVLLVDDEKDVVDVYALAFTDGKYTVLKAYSGEEALELVADADVVLLDRRMPGLSGQEVLDEIRSRGLDVRVAMVTAVDPDFDITDMEFDTYLIKPVSDEELRETVDELLMLAEYDERIRERFSVAEKLALLETEKTERELAVSDEYQSLQERASELDAVASETIGDMSPETFERALSGLIDDGDANDDGTP